From the genome of Varibaculum prostatecancerukia, one region includes:
- the rplB gene encoding 50S ribosomal protein L2, with amino-acid sequence MGIRKYKPTTPGRRFASVSDFAEITRDHPEKSLLRPIHKTGGRNNDGRITSRRRGGGHKRRYRVIDFRRHDKDGVPAKVAHIEYDPNRSANIALLHYADGDKRYIIAPNKLHQGDRIEQGPAADIKPGNCLPLTNIPLGTVIHAVEMRPGGGAKIARSAGVSVQLVAKEGKYAQLRMPSGEIRNVEAACRATIGEVGNSDHGNITWGKAGRMRWKGHRPKVRGVVMNPVDHPHGGGEGRTSGGRHPVSPWGKPEGRTRRPNKASDRLIVRRRRTGKKR; translated from the coding sequence ATGGGTATTCGTAAATACAAGCCGACTACTCCCGGGCGTCGCTTCGCGTCGGTTTCCGATTTCGCGGAAATCACTCGCGACCATCCGGAGAAGTCTCTGCTGCGTCCTATCCACAAAACTGGTGGACGTAACAACGACGGTCGTATCACTTCCCGCCGGCGTGGCGGGGGGCATAAGCGCCGTTACCGCGTGATCGATTTCCGTCGTCACGACAAAGATGGGGTGCCCGCAAAGGTTGCCCACATCGAATATGATCCGAACCGCAGCGCCAATATCGCCCTCCTGCACTATGCAGATGGCGACAAGCGTTACATCATCGCCCCGAATAAACTGCATCAGGGCGACCGCATCGAACAGGGGCCGGCTGCCGATATTAAGCCGGGCAACTGCTTGCCGCTAACCAACATTCCGTTGGGTACCGTGATTCACGCGGTAGAGATGCGTCCTGGTGGGGGAGCTAAAATCGCTCGCAGCGCGGGAGTTTCCGTGCAGCTAGTGGCGAAAGAAGGCAAATACGCCCAGCTGCGTATGCCCTCCGGTGAAATCCGTAACGTAGAGGCTGCTTGCCGCGCCACCATCGGCGAGGTCGGCAACTCTGACCACGGCAATATCACTTGGGGTAAGGCTGGACGGATGCGCTGGAAGGGGCATCGTCCCAAGGTACGTGGTGTGGTTATGAACCCGGTTGATCACCCGCACGGTGGCGGCGAAGGCCGTACTTCCGGTGGTCGTCACCCGGTTAGCCCCTGGGGTAAGCCCGAGGGTCGTACCCGCCGTCCGAATAAGGCCAGCGATCGCCTGATTGTGCGTCGTCGCCGGACCGGCAAGAAGCGTTAG
- the rplP gene encoding 50S ribosomal protein L16 produces MLIPRRTKWRKQHRPNRKGMAKRGTELAFGEYGIQALDHAYITNRQIEAARIAMTRYIKRGGKVWINIFPDRPLTKKPAETRMGSGKGSPEWWVAPVKPGRVLFELAGVSEDIAREAMSRAQHKLPIKTRFISREGGDQ; encoded by the coding sequence GTGTTAATTCCTCGTAGGACTAAATGGCGCAAACAGCATCGCCCCAACCGTAAGGGCATGGCTAAGCGCGGTACCGAACTGGCGTTCGGCGAATACGGGATTCAAGCACTCGATCACGCCTATATTACTAACCGGCAGATTGAGGCCGCTCGTATCGCGATGACACGCTACATTAAGCGCGGCGGTAAAGTGTGGATCAACATTTTCCCCGACCGTCCGCTAACCAAGAAGCCTGCCGAAACTCGTATGGGTTCCGGTAAAGGCTCTCCCGAATGGTGGGTGGCTCCGGTGAAGCCGGGTCGTGTGCTATTCGAACTGGCGGGCGTGTCCGAAGATATCGCTCGGGAAGCGATGAGCCGTGCGCAGCACAAGCTGCCGATTAAGACTCGGTTCATCAGTCGTGAAGGCGGTGATCAGTAA
- the rpmC gene encoding 50S ribosomal protein L29 yields the protein MAKGLKMSDLDMLDEEQLSKKLDEAKTELFNLRFQLATGAGEDRGQIGQLRRDIARIYTIARERELGIRTAPQVEE from the coding sequence ATGGCAAAAGGCTTGAAAATGTCTGATTTGGATATGTTGGATGAAGAACAGCTGTCCAAGAAACTAGACGAAGCTAAGACTGAGCTGTTCAATCTGCGTTTCCAACTGGCCACTGGTGCCGGTGAAGATCGCGGACAGATCGGGCAGTTGCGTCGCGATATTGCCCGCATTTACACCATCGCTAGAGAGCGGGAGCTCGGTATTCGTACCGCTCCGCAGGTTGAGGAGTAG
- the rpsQ gene encoding 30S ribosomal protein S17 yields MSEETEKTATVERNHRKVLQGYVVSDKMDKTVVVQVEDRVKHRLYGKVINRRKRYKVHDENNECGTGDLVRIMETRPLSKTKRWRVSEIIEKAK; encoded by the coding sequence ATGAGCGAAGAAACAGAGAAAACCGCTACTGTAGAGCGTAATCACCGCAAGGTGCTGCAGGGCTACGTCGTGTCCGACAAGATGGACAAGACCGTAGTGGTGCAGGTTGAAGATCGTGTGAAGCACCGCTTGTACGGCAAGGTTATTAACCGCCGCAAGCGTTACAAGGTGCATGACGAGAACAACGAATGCGGCACTGGCGACTTGGTAAGGATTATGGAGACTCGTCCCCTGTCCAAGACCAAGCGTTGGCGGGTTAGCGAAATTATCGAGAAAGCCAAGTAG
- the rplD gene encoding 50S ribosomal protein L4 translates to MTNLSLNVTDPAGKEVGSVDLPASIFDRDPNISLMHQVVNAQLAAARQGTHSTKTRGQVRGGGKKPWRQKGTGRARQGSIRAPQWRGGGVVHGPHPRDYSQRTPKKMKAAALACALSDRVRKDRMHLVSQLVAGETPSTKAGREHIESLVDQRYVLVVLTRPEEEQILSLRNLPQVHLLMVDQLNTYDVLNNEDVIFTEAAIRQFIADKTGQEA, encoded by the coding sequence ATGACTAATCTTTCGCTAAACGTAACTGATCCCGCTGGTAAGGAAGTAGGCAGCGTTGACCTGCCCGCCAGCATCTTTGATCGGGATCCCAATATTTCTTTAATGCACCAGGTAGTTAACGCGCAGCTCGCGGCGGCTCGTCAGGGTACGCACTCGACTAAAACGCGTGGTCAGGTGCGTGGTGGCGGCAAGAAGCCGTGGCGCCAGAAAGGCACCGGTCGGGCTCGTCAAGGCTCGATTCGCGCGCCGCAGTGGCGGGGCGGCGGAGTCGTACACGGCCCGCACCCGCGCGATTACTCTCAGCGCACCCCCAAGAAGATGAAGGCCGCAGCTCTGGCTTGCGCCCTATCTGACCGGGTACGCAAGGATCGCATGCACTTGGTGTCCCAGTTGGTTGCCGGGGAAACCCCCTCGACTAAGGCTGGCCGCGAACACATCGAATCCCTGGTAGATCAGCGCTACGTCCTGGTAGTGCTTACCCGCCCGGAAGAAGAACAGATATTGTCGCTGCGTAACCTGCCGCAGGTTCACCTGCTGATGGTTGACCAGCTCAATACTTATGACGTACTCAATAACGAGGACGTTATCTTCACCGAGGCCGCGATTCGCCAGTTCATCGCCGATAAGACCGGACAGGAGGCGTAA
- a CDS encoding class C sortase, producing MGKKEKTSGATEQRKGKVQRSRGSTLIPVILALAGIAVLLYPVVATQWNNARQLQIAYEYSKAEKYLDRQQLSDSFKAAQAYNQHTPGAPILDPWLARVAKDNNPYQVYLKQLNIVPEMGRLIIPGIKVDLPIYHGSQPDTLERGIGHLYGSSLPVGGKGTHAVLTGHSGLSTATLLDNLTKVKKGDAIYVQVAGQKLKYQVRWIRVVRPDQVKTLQRQEGKDLLTVLTCTPYGINSHRLLVTGERVPMDKTDPFAGAGKLEWPWWMGAIIFVACLAALLLGWWLWRQRRRDEDEKENKKASGASPPITSGGISATDAEITTRYPPRKARRTQ from the coding sequence TTGGGGAAGAAAGAGAAAACCAGCGGAGCCACCGAGCAGCGTAAAGGCAAAGTTCAGCGCAGCCGCGGTTCCACTCTGATCCCCGTAATCCTGGCGTTGGCGGGTATTGCGGTGTTGTTATACCCCGTGGTAGCAACCCAATGGAACAATGCCCGCCAACTCCAGATCGCCTACGAATACTCAAAAGCAGAAAAATATCTTGATAGGCAGCAGCTGTCTGATTCTTTTAAGGCAGCGCAGGCATATAACCAGCACACCCCGGGGGCTCCCATCCTGGATCCCTGGTTGGCGCGGGTAGCCAAAGACAACAACCCCTATCAGGTGTATCTAAAACAACTAAATATCGTCCCCGAGATGGGGCGTCTGATAATCCCGGGAATCAAAGTAGATTTACCTATCTACCACGGTTCCCAGCCAGACACCCTAGAACGCGGAATCGGGCATCTGTACGGATCCTCGCTCCCGGTAGGGGGTAAAGGAACGCACGCGGTACTCACCGGGCATAGCGGGCTCTCAACAGCCACTTTGCTCGATAACCTGACCAAGGTTAAGAAAGGTGACGCTATCTATGTGCAGGTAGCGGGGCAAAAGCTCAAATACCAGGTGCGTTGGATTCGAGTAGTTCGCCCCGACCAGGTGAAAACCCTGCAGCGGCAAGAAGGCAAAGACCTTTTAACCGTCCTCACCTGCACGCCCTACGGAATTAACAGCCATCGGCTGTTAGTGACCGGGGAGCGGGTGCCGATGGATAAGACCGACCCCTTCGCCGGAGCCGGAAAGCTGGAATGGCCATGGTGGATGGGAGCCATAATTTTTGTGGCTTGCCTAGCCGCTCTGCTGCTCGGTTGGTGGCTGTGGAGGCAGCGCCGCCGCGATGAGGACGAAAAAGAAAATAAGAAAGCATCCGGGGCTTCACCCCCGATTACCAGTGGCGGAATCTCCGCCACCGACGCCGAGATAACTACCCGTTACCCGCCACGAAAAGCAAGGAGGACACAGTGA
- the rpsC gene encoding 30S ribosomal protein S3: MGQKVSPTGFRLGITTDHRSRWFSDSTKPGQRYSDFVDEDVRIRRIMEKSLERAGISQIDIERTRDRVRVDLHTARPGIVIGRRGAEADRLRGDLEKLTGKQVQLNILEVKNPEIDAQLVAQGIAEQLAARVSFRRAMRKGMQSALRGGALGIRVQCSGRLGGAEMSRSEFYREGRVPLHTLRALIDYGFYEAHTTFGRIGVKVWIYKGDLTETEFARKQVESGGRGGRGGRRGRAGREGARGGRRSGRGEGRQESAAQTQAETPEAAASENAAPAVPAESTEAPAEKPVAEAEKPQENGTEE, encoded by the coding sequence ATGGGACAAAAGGTTAGCCCTACCGGTTTTCGGTTAGGTATCACCACCGATCACCGTTCCCGCTGGTTCTCGGACTCCACTAAGCCGGGACAGCGTTACAGTGATTTCGTTGATGAAGATGTGCGTATTCGCAGGATCATGGAAAAGAGCCTGGAACGCGCCGGTATTTCCCAGATTGATATTGAACGCACCCGGGATCGGGTACGGGTCGATCTGCACACTGCCCGCCCCGGCATTGTTATTGGTCGGCGGGGAGCAGAGGCGGATCGCCTGCGTGGTGATCTGGAGAAACTCACCGGTAAACAGGTGCAGCTGAACATCCTCGAGGTTAAGAACCCCGAGATTGATGCCCAGCTAGTGGCGCAAGGTATTGCCGAACAGCTGGCTGCCCGCGTGTCCTTTAGACGCGCAATGCGTAAAGGTATGCAGTCAGCGCTGCGCGGGGGTGCCCTGGGCATCAGGGTGCAGTGTTCTGGCCGCCTCGGCGGGGCAGAAATGTCGCGTTCAGAGTTCTACCGCGAAGGTCGGGTGCCGCTGCACACGCTGCGCGCCCTCATCGACTACGGCTTCTATGAAGCTCACACCACTTTCGGGCGTATCGGCGTGAAAGTGTGGATCTATAAAGGCGATCTCACCGAAACCGAATTCGCTCGCAAACAGGTTGAATCCGGTGGACGGGGTGGCCGCGGTGGACGTCGCGGACGCGCAGGTCGTGAAGGTGCACGCGGAGGACGTCGCTCGGGACGCGGTGAAGGCCGTCAAGAGAGCGCTGCCCAGACTCAGGCGGAAACCCCCGAGGCTGCGGCTTCGGAAAATGCTGCCCCCGCAGTGCCGGCTGAATCTACCGAGGCTCCCGCTGAAAAGCCAGTAGCCGAGGCCGAGAAGCCGCAAGAAAACGGAACGGAGGAGTAA
- the rpsJ gene encoding 30S ribosomal protein S10 produces MAGQKIRIRLKSYDHQVIDSSAKKIVETVQRAGATVVGPVPLPTEKNTFTVIRSPHKYKDSREQFEMRTHKRLIDIVDPTPKAVDSLMRLDLPADVNIEIKL; encoded by the coding sequence ATGGCGGGACAGAAAATCCGCATCCGGCTGAAGTCATATGACCACCAGGTCATCGACTCGTCCGCGAAAAAGATCGTGGAAACGGTCCAGCGCGCGGGCGCCACAGTGGTAGGCCCAGTACCTTTGCCGACCGAAAAGAACACGTTCACCGTGATTCGGTCGCCACACAAGTACAAGGACAGCCGAGAGCAGTTTGAAATGCGTACGCACAAACGGCTCATCGACATTGTCGACCCGACGCCTAAGGCAGTCGATTCGCTGATGCGTCTCGATTTGCCTGCTGACGTAAACATCGAGATCAAACTCTAA
- a CDS encoding pilin N-terminal domain-containing protein — MNSTRRKLKAGLGLLAALMLALVPTSAMASPQSDQPVVVGDITGLDPASFNPARLGQLHITKTAANPYDDPKPGALPNGPAGGQVIQINRVKGVDLPTADWTQLQKMTVKQAEAKGLEPAKTMTTDDQGNVTFADLPVGLYLVSDQKPADTTHKYGRIKPFLITMPSGNPDLHVWTFNISIAPKMMAEQTPAPVTPPPAKPHMPKTGVYVVPFLIAAGVLFSTGILVAALRRRPQDEETLTEA; from the coding sequence GTGAACAGCACGCGACGCAAGCTGAAAGCAGGCTTGGGGCTGCTGGCCGCACTAATGCTTGCCCTGGTACCAACCTCAGCGATGGCTTCACCGCAATCGGACCAACCAGTAGTAGTGGGTGACATCACCGGCCTCGATCCCGCAAGTTTCAATCCCGCGCGCCTCGGACAGTTGCATATCACCAAGACTGCCGCCAATCCCTATGACGACCCCAAACCGGGAGCCTTGCCTAATGGTCCCGCTGGGGGACAGGTGATTCAGATTAACCGGGTCAAAGGGGTAGATTTACCTACCGCGGATTGGACGCAACTGCAGAAGATGACGGTTAAGCAGGCCGAAGCCAAAGGCTTAGAGCCGGCAAAAACCATGACCACCGATGATCAAGGCAACGTTACCTTCGCTGACCTGCCGGTCGGACTGTACCTGGTGAGTGATCAGAAACCGGCAGATACTACCCATAAATATGGTCGCATCAAGCCGTTCCTGATAACCATGCCCTCCGGTAACCCTGACCTGCACGTATGGACTTTTAACATTTCGATTGCCCCCAAGATGATGGCGGAACAAACTCCGGCTCCCGTGACCCCGCCCCCGGCGAAGCCGCATATGCCCAAGACCGGTGTCTACGTGGTGCCGTTCCTGATTGCAGCGGGCGTCCTCTTTAGTACCGGCATCCTGGTTGCCGCCTTGCGGCGCCGTCCCCAAGACGAAGAAACCCTTACGGAAGCTTAA
- the rplW gene encoding 50S ribosomal protein L23: MALEVTKNPRDIIYRPIVSEKAYGLMDQGKYTFEVDPKANKTEIRIAIEKIFDVKVKTVNTIARKGKRVRTRTGFGKRKDSKRAIITLAEGTIDIFNEASA, encoded by the coding sequence ATGGCACTCGAGGTTACTAAGAACCCGCGGGATATTATTTACCGCCCGATCGTCTCGGAAAAAGCCTATGGCCTGATGGATCAGGGGAAATACACTTTTGAGGTAGACCCCAAAGCCAATAAGACCGAGATTCGGATCGCCATCGAAAAAATCTTCGATGTGAAAGTAAAGACCGTAAACACGATTGCGCGCAAAGGTAAACGGGTACGTACTCGCACCGGATTTGGCAAGCGGAAAGATAGCAAACGCGCCATTATTACCCTTGCCGAAGGCACAATCGATATCTTCAACGAAGCGTCTGCGTAA
- a CDS encoding Gfo/Idh/MocA family protein, which translates to MSDKKKIGVGVISLGWMGRLHTRSYKAMAERFPELGAEVRLVVACDPIAETQKLATEALGFEKAVADYREVLADPEVDVVSICSPNFLHREIAVAAAEAGKPFWIEKPMGVSATESREIAEAAQNAGINTAVGFNYRHTPAVEQAREMIAEGKLGRITNVRCWLIADYASSPDGPYTWRYDREKAGAGVVGDLMSHGADLVQYILRDRISSVSALTDTFIKERPIPTKAGVGHTGWEVSDEKKEVGNEDYVAMMVRFDSGVVGTMESSRVSVGPRAEYIVEVYGTEGSVRWNFEYLNDLQACIGQDNGVIHGYVRSMANPHYPHFSRFQPGAGTSMGFDDMKAVECYQFLSGVLTGKQIAPSVADGWSAAEIDQATVESAADGCWHEVAKVSGATTYDK; encoded by the coding sequence ATGTCAGATAAGAAGAAAATTGGCGTAGGGGTGATATCTCTAGGCTGGATGGGGCGCCTGCATACGCGTTCGTATAAAGCGATGGCAGAGCGATTTCCAGAGCTGGGAGCCGAGGTGCGTCTGGTGGTAGCTTGTGACCCCATCGCAGAAACCCAAAAGCTCGCGACCGAGGCGCTCGGTTTCGAGAAAGCAGTTGCCGATTACCGCGAGGTACTCGCAGATCCGGAAGTGGACGTGGTGTCCATCTGTTCGCCTAACTTTCTACACCGTGAAATTGCAGTCGCGGCAGCTGAGGCCGGCAAACCTTTCTGGATTGAAAAACCGATGGGCGTAAGTGCTACCGAGTCTCGCGAAATTGCCGAAGCCGCTCAAAACGCGGGCATTAACACCGCGGTTGGCTTTAACTATCGCCACACTCCCGCGGTTGAACAGGCACGGGAAATGATTGCTGAAGGGAAGCTGGGGCGAATTACCAATGTTCGTTGCTGGTTAATCGCCGATTATGCCTCCAGCCCCGACGGTCCCTACACCTGGCGTTACGACCGGGAAAAAGCAGGTGCTGGGGTTGTTGGTGACCTGATGAGTCACGGAGCTGACCTGGTGCAATATATTTTGCGTGACCGGATTAGCTCGGTTTCTGCCCTGACTGACACCTTTATTAAAGAGCGTCCTATTCCCACTAAGGCCGGTGTTGGTCACACCGGTTGGGAAGTTTCTGACGAAAAGAAGGAAGTCGGAAACGAGGACTACGTAGCCATGATGGTGCGTTTTGATTCCGGAGTGGTGGGCACCATGGAGTCCTCTCGCGTGAGCGTGGGACCGCGTGCCGAGTACATTGTGGAAGTTTATGGTACTGAAGGTTCAGTGCGTTGGAACTTCGAATACCTCAATGATCTGCAGGCCTGCATCGGACAGGACAATGGAGTGATACACGGATACGTCCGTTCAATGGCCAATCCTCACTATCCGCATTTCTCGCGTTTCCAGCCGGGAGCCGGCACCTCAATGGGCTTCGATGATATGAAAGCAGTCGAGTGCTACCAGTTCCTGTCGGGAGTGTTAACCGGTAAACAGATTGCGCCCTCAGTCGCCGATGGTTGGTCAGCTGCCGAAATAGATCAGGCTACCGTGGAATCAGCTGCGGATGGGTGTTGGCATGAAGTCGCAAAGGTAAGCGGCGCCACCACCTACGATAAGTAA
- a CDS encoding SpaH/EbpB family LPXTG-anchored major pilin, whose product MALAAALGMAALGLVAVGAPGASAAPAIDASKDYTISVEPQTGESGVKADGKSGKFDDSKKLPSGTFKLEKGNYDVTTTAGYNAATAATAATFTPASPAVEETKDLGADGKTSFTVKPGLYRLTQTKAPTGYKAALPSLILIPMTDPESGTWMDTVTVYPKNGSAGKITKKDITAKDQVIKPGSKMTFEIDSPIPTLTEKDKGDKFKTYKVTDTPSGPLKVNKANSTIEKVEIVDGDTKTALDAADYTVIENPYGIELTKTGLAKLDANSGKVLRVTLTGKILPAGDPIWSEDASKWVIKNKAAYNYDSEKGENGGSETDPKDQPDIPMAKLLVNNKDGQTDINNKNAEFSVYACDDEATGDPSTTGAAIATGLKAGVASSEPLAARDNSLCVVQTKAPTGYELGSSVVKVGFDKATVKAAADQNKPVEVEYQNTVKSSDILSKLPLTGGAGIALFLIVAAGLLGGAYYYARRNRVRA is encoded by the coding sequence ATGGCACTAGCTGCCGCCTTGGGCATGGCTGCCCTGGGCTTGGTAGCAGTCGGCGCGCCTGGCGCCAGCGCTGCCCCCGCGATCGATGCCAGCAAAGATTACACGATTTCGGTAGAGCCGCAGACTGGTGAATCCGGAGTTAAAGCTGACGGCAAGAGCGGTAAGTTTGACGACAGCAAGAAACTGCCCTCGGGTACTTTCAAGCTGGAAAAAGGTAACTACGATGTAACCACTACCGCTGGTTACAATGCGGCCACTGCAGCGACTGCCGCTACCTTCACTCCGGCGAGCCCGGCAGTTGAAGAAACGAAAGACTTGGGTGCCGATGGCAAGACTTCGTTTACCGTCAAGCCCGGGTTGTATCGTTTGACCCAAACCAAGGCTCCTACCGGTTACAAGGCGGCGCTCCCGTCCTTGATTCTGATTCCGATGACCGATCCCGAATCCGGAACTTGGATGGATACCGTGACCGTTTACCCCAAGAACGGTTCCGCTGGGAAGATCACTAAGAAGGACATCACCGCTAAAGACCAGGTGATTAAACCTGGTTCCAAGATGACCTTCGAGATTGACTCCCCGATTCCTACTTTGACCGAGAAAGATAAAGGTGACAAGTTTAAGACCTACAAAGTCACTGATACTCCTTCCGGTCCGCTGAAGGTAAATAAGGCCAACTCTACGATCGAGAAGGTCGAGATTGTAGATGGGGACACCAAGACAGCGCTAGATGCTGCTGATTACACGGTTATTGAAAACCCCTACGGAATCGAGCTAACTAAAACCGGACTTGCCAAGCTGGATGCCAATTCAGGCAAGGTTCTGCGAGTGACTCTGACCGGTAAAATTCTCCCCGCAGGGGATCCTATTTGGAGCGAAGACGCCAGCAAGTGGGTTATTAAGAACAAGGCAGCCTACAACTATGACTCGGAGAAAGGTGAAAACGGCGGCAGTGAAACTGATCCTAAAGACCAGCCGGATATTCCGATGGCGAAGCTGCTGGTAAACAACAAGGACGGACAAACCGATATCAACAATAAAAACGCAGAGTTTAGCGTCTATGCTTGTGACGATGAAGCTACCGGGGATCCTTCCACCACTGGTGCCGCAATCGCGACCGGATTGAAAGCCGGAGTAGCTAGTTCAGAACCCCTAGCGGCACGTGACAATAGTCTGTGTGTGGTACAGACTAAGGCACCTACCGGTTACGAGTTGGGCAGCTCTGTGGTGAAAGTCGGTTTCGATAAGGCCACGGTTAAAGCCGCTGCTGATCAGAACAAACCAGTAGAGGTCGAGTACCAGAACACGGTAAAGAGCTCAGATATCCTCTCGAAGCTGCCGCTGACCGGTGGAGCGGGTATTGCCCTCTTCCTGATCGTGGCAGCCGGATTGCTGGGTGGAGCATACTACTATGCTCGTCGCAATCGGGTACGCGCATAA
- the rplC gene encoding 50S ribosomal protein L3, whose protein sequence is MTTQTQPAAAVPTRALLGRKLGMTQVWDEDGKVVPITVVQVDKNVVTQIRDQETDGYTAIQIGFGQIDQRKVTKPLAGHFDKAGVSPRRHLVEVRTGGNDDFTLGQELAADIFEVGQKVDVTGKTKGKGFAGVMKRHGFAGVSSSHGAHRNHRKPGSIGACATPGRVFKGLRMAGRMGGERRTIQNLKVQAIDAEKGIVLVTGAIPGPKGGIVLIRSAVKGA, encoded by the coding sequence ATGACCACGCAGACCCAGCCGGCTGCCGCAGTACCCACTCGGGCACTTCTCGGCCGCAAGCTAGGCATGACGCAGGTTTGGGACGAGGACGGAAAAGTCGTTCCCATCACCGTCGTGCAGGTCGACAAGAACGTGGTGACGCAGATTCGAGACCAGGAAACCGATGGCTACACCGCCATTCAAATCGGTTTCGGGCAGATCGATCAGCGGAAAGTCACCAAACCCCTTGCCGGCCATTTTGATAAAGCAGGAGTCAGCCCCCGTCGCCACCTAGTAGAGGTGCGTACCGGAGGCAATGACGATTTCACTCTTGGCCAGGAATTGGCAGCCGACATTTTTGAAGTCGGCCAAAAAGTGGATGTTACCGGAAAGACCAAAGGTAAAGGTTTCGCCGGGGTTATGAAGCGTCACGGTTTTGCCGGCGTTTCCTCCTCCCACGGTGCTCACCGTAACCACCGCAAACCTGGTTCCATCGGCGCTTGCGCCACCCCCGGACGCGTATTCAAAGGCCTACGGATGGCCGGACGCATGGGTGGGGAACGCAGGACCATCCAGAATCTTAAAGTTCAGGCAATCGATGCCGAAAAAGGCATTGTCCTGGTTACCGGAGCTATTCCCGGTCCCAAGGGCGGTATTGTTCTGATTCGTAGTGCAGTGAAAGGTGCGTAA
- the rplV gene encoding 50S ribosomal protein L22, with product MEGMAKARFVRSTPQKSRRVVNLIRGKNALEAYDILRFAPQAVATDVRKVLRSAMFNAAAQADRPGDKDTFAELKVSRAYVDEGPTMKRFRPRAQGRAGRILKRTSHITIEVSDGKQEEEND from the coding sequence ATGGAAGGCATGGCGAAAGCGCGTTTCGTGCGCTCTACGCCGCAGAAGTCGCGTCGCGTCGTGAACTTGATTCGCGGCAAGAACGCCCTCGAGGCCTACGACATCCTGCGTTTCGCTCCTCAGGCGGTCGCAACTGATGTTCGCAAGGTGCTTCGCAGCGCAATGTTCAACGCCGCCGCTCAAGCTGATCGGCCTGGCGACAAAGATACGTTTGCGGAACTGAAAGTTTCGCGGGCGTACGTAGATGAAGGTCCCACGATGAAGCGGTTCCGTCCGCGCGCTCAAGGGCGTGCTGGCCGGATCCTCAAACGGACCAGCCACATCACTATCGAGGTTTCTGACGGCAAACAGGAAGAGGAGAACGACTAA
- the rpsS gene encoding 30S ribosomal protein S19 yields the protein MARSLKKGPFVDDHLMKKVDALNDANKKSVIKTWSRRSMITPDFIGHTIAVHDGRKHVPVYVTENMVGHKLGEFAPTRTFRGHDKDDRKARRR from the coding sequence ATGGCACGTAGCCTAAAGAAGGGTCCTTTCGTCGATGACCATCTGATGAAAAAAGTCGACGCTCTGAATGACGCCAATAAAAAGTCGGTTATCAAGACCTGGTCACGCCGCTCTATGATTACCCCCGATTTTATTGGGCACACTATCGCGGTACACGACGGACGCAAACACGTTCCGGTGTACGTCACCGAAAACATGGTTGGTCACAAGTTGGGCGAGTTTGCGCCCACTCGTACCTTCCGCGGACATGACAAAGACGACCGAAAGGCACGCCGTCGTTAG